A portion of the Bacteroidota bacterium genome contains these proteins:
- a CDS encoding peroxiredoxin: MAALSVGNIAPDFSLPDQNGKPFQLSQALKTHAVVLYFYPKDETYGCTKEACFFRDAFEDFVDAGAIVVGISADSVQSHEKFADHHRLPFTLLSDPDKAVHKLFGVEKGFLGLLSARVTFVIDPQGRICKTFDSLANFQGHVVESLKVIKSLTATT; the protein is encoded by the coding sequence ATGGCAGCACTTTCCGTAGGCAATATAGCTCCTGATTTCAGCCTTCCCGATCAAAACGGGAAACCCTTCCAACTATCCCAAGCACTCAAGACGCATGCTGTCGTTCTCTATTTTTATCCGAAGGATGAAACCTACGGTTGCACCAAAGAGGCCTGCTTTTTTCGGGATGCATTCGAGGATTTTGTGGATGCCGGGGCCATCGTCGTCGGTATCAGCGCAGACTCCGTTCAATCCCATGAAAAGTTTGCAGACCATCATCGGCTTCCCTTCACCCTTCTCAGTGATCCCGACAAAGCCGTTCACAAACTTTTTGGCGTCGAAAAGGGATTCTTGGGACTGCTATCGGCCAGGGTCACCTTCGTGATTGATCCGCAAGGACGCATCTGCAAGACATTTGATTCCTTGGCCAATTTTCAAGGTCACGTCGTGGAAAGCCTCAAAGTAATCAAGTCCTTGACAGCAACGACCTGA
- a CDS encoding T9SS type A sorting domain-containing protein, with amino-acid sequence MQLVIAHDTVLFGFTLVWDSIRVVSMANLPSSVNWNCNVNNCRYQGNGVDPFRLCLRLTGTPIDTSLGMPGWDSTIVGVEMYITTPFGNSPLFVGFPIYYRKGQLVGIGLELLPTAGLKVNPNPVADGAWVTFEMQQPGSVHFLLSDAFGREVRRITRSDLAMGNQKILIGMDDLPHGLYFLRVESAGGYSATKRIVKL; translated from the coding sequence GTGCAATTGGTGATTGCACATGATACAGTTCTTTTTGGGTTTACCCTCGTTTGGGATAGCATTAGGGTTGTTTCTATGGCTAATTTGCCCTCCTCGGTCAATTGGAATTGTAATGTAAATAACTGTAGGTATCAAGGTAACGGTGTCGATCCTTTTCGGCTTTGTTTAAGACTGACTGGAACACCGATTGATACCAGCCTGGGAATGCCTGGTTGGGATTCTACCATCGTTGGGGTTGAAATGTACATCACTACGCCCTTTGGAAACAGCCCTTTGTTTGTTGGTTTCCCGATCTATTATCGAAAGGGACAACTTGTTGGAATTGGTTTAGAGCTTCTCCCAACCGCGGGTTTGAAGGTGAACCCCAACCCCGTCGCTGACGGTGCTTGGGTTACCTTTGAGATGCAACAGCCAGGAAGCGTCCATTTTTTGCTGTCCGATGCCTTTGGGCGCGAAGTGCGAAGGATTACACGCTCGGATTTGGCGATGGGAAATCAAAAAATTCTTATCGGAATGGATGATTTGCCTCATGGCTTGTATTTTCTTCGCGTCGAATCTGCCGGAGGGTATAGCGCCACGAAGCGTATTGTGAAGTTGTAA
- a CDS encoding T9SS type A sorting domain-containing protein, translating into MQANVPYDEVVQFVLPLDTVFSGFTLTYDSIQVVSVNGMPLALNDECNVSNCKYYGNTVDPIRFCLRFSGTPIDTSLGMSGWDSIIVRLLIHVNVPIWSNSFWEDFPIYYRKGQLVGIGIERMPTPELKVNPNPVTDAAWVTFEMQRAGNVHFSLSDAFGREVRKISRSDLAMGNQKILLEIDDLPSGLYFLRVASAEGLTAMQRIVKF; encoded by the coding sequence ATGCAAGCAAATGTCCCGTATGACGAGGTCGTGCAATTCGTGCTTCCCCTAGATACGGTCTTTTCTGGGTTTACACTGACCTATGATAGCATTCAGGTGGTTTCAGTGAACGGCATGCCATTGGCACTCAATGATGAATGCAATGTCAGCAATTGTAAGTACTATGGCAATACTGTCGATCCTATCCGCTTTTGCCTCCGTTTCTCTGGTACACCGATTGATACCAGTTTAGGAATGTCTGGGTGGGATTCAATCATCGTCCGATTACTGATCCATGTTAACGTACCTATTTGGAGCAATAGTTTTTGGGAGGATTTTCCCATCTATTACCGAAAAGGACAACTTGTAGGAATCGGAATAGAGCGCATGCCAACCCCAGAATTGAAGGTGAACCCCAATCCAGTCACGGATGCCGCTTGGGTTACCTTTGAGATGCAACGGGCAGGAAACGTCCATTTTTCACTGTCCGATGCCTTTGGGCGCGAAGTGCGCAAAATCTCACGCTCAGATTTGGCGATGGGGAATCAAAAAATCCTTCTCGAAATTGACGATTTGCCCAGTGGCTTGTATTTTCTTCGCGTCGCATCTGCCGAGGGATTGACCGCCATGCAAAGGATTGTGAAGTTTTAA
- a CDS encoding Rieske 2Fe-2S domain-containing protein, giving the protein MIDELDPDTEWVRADEITMMGAKFVPLGELRKVNVKGINLCISRKGDQLFAMRDRCPHAGGPLHQGSVDEEGNVMCPWHRFKFCPEDGKSAAGEGYATETFPVQIHPEGTYIGFPKRKRKWWELF; this is encoded by the coding sequence ATGATCGACGAATTGGATCCGGATACCGAATGGGTGCGTGCAGACGAAATCACCATGATGGGGGCCAAATTTGTGCCGTTGGGGGAGTTACGCAAAGTGAATGTCAAAGGCATCAATCTCTGCATTTCCCGCAAAGGCGACCAATTGTTTGCCATGCGGGACCGTTGTCCGCATGCCGGTGGCCCCTTACATCAAGGTTCGGTAGATGAAGAGGGAAACGTGATGTGTCCCTGGCATCGCTTTAAATTTTGCCCCGAAGACGGCAAAAGCGCAGCAGGGGAGGGGTATGCAACCGAGACATTCCCCGTTCAAATTCATCCGGAAGGCACATATATCGGTTTTCCCAAACGTAAGCGGAAGTGGTGGGAGTTGTTTTAG
- a CDS encoding CoA transferase, with amino-acid sequence MKDILKDLFVLELASVLAGPSVGMFLAELGAKVIKVEHFAGGGDVTRTWRLPSEDALEDRSAYFSAVNWGKQSIGIDLRIPKGRAIVHELAAKADIVIASYKPGDAEKLQVDAATLMALNPKLIYADLTAYGDDDPRVGFDAIIQAEAGFTYLNGQPESGPTKMPVALMDLLAAHQLKEGILLALFARTGTGKGKHVQTNLLGAGLASLANQATNWLVGGVIPQRLGSGHPNIVPYGNSYATADGREIVLAVGNDGQFMRLCTCLGLPELATDARFSHNAERVKHRETLNALLSQAIATHWRDALLSALHAAQVPAGAVHDMREACETPQAKDLRLQGPQLAGLRTVALAGMEGLQLAEPPHLAQDTEVVLQQMLGYSNEIIANLKLQKAIL; translated from the coding sequence ATGAAAGACATACTCAAAGATCTCTTCGTTTTGGAACTCGCCTCGGTGCTTGCTGGACCCTCTGTAGGCATGTTTCTTGCCGAATTGGGTGCGAAGGTGATTAAAGTAGAGCATTTTGCAGGTGGTGGCGACGTAACCCGTACGTGGCGGCTGCCTAGTGAAGATGCATTGGAAGATCGATCCGCCTACTTCTCAGCGGTCAATTGGGGTAAACAATCGATTGGAATTGATTTGCGGATACCAAAGGGCCGCGCCATCGTTCACGAACTCGCCGCAAAAGCCGACATCGTCATTGCGAGCTACAAGCCCGGCGACGCCGAGAAACTGCAAGTCGATGCCGCCACCTTGATGGCTTTGAATCCCAAGCTGATTTACGCCGACCTGACCGCCTACGGCGACGATGATCCCCGAGTCGGATTTGATGCGATCATCCAAGCCGAGGCCGGCTTTACCTATCTCAATGGGCAGCCGGAATCCGGGCCCACCAAAATGCCGGTCGCGTTGATGGATCTGCTTGCTGCACATCAGCTCAAAGAAGGGATCCTCCTTGCACTTTTTGCGCGCACCGGCACGGGCAAAGGCAAACATGTCCAAACCAATTTGCTCGGTGCAGGCCTTGCCTCCCTGGCCAATCAGGCCACGAATTGGCTCGTGGGCGGCGTCATTCCACAGCGTTTGGGCTCCGGCCATCCCAATATCGTGCCGTATGGCAATAGCTATGCGACAGCCGATGGCCGCGAAATCGTCTTGGCGGTTGGAAATGATGGCCAATTCATGCGGTTATGTACCTGTTTGGGTTTGCCAGAATTGGCCACCGATGCACGATTTTCACACAACGCCGAGCGCGTCAAACACCGCGAGACGCTGAATGCCTTGCTTTCGCAGGCGATCGCCACACATTGGCGCGACGCGCTCCTGTCTGCCTTGCACGCTGCGCAGGTGCCCGCGGGCGCGGTGCATGACATGCGCGAAGCCTGCGAAACGCCACAGGCAAAGGATTTACGCCTGCAAGGACCCCAATTGGCAGGCTTGCGCACCGTCGCTTTGGCAGGCATGGAAGGGCTGCAACTTGCAGAGCCGCCTCATTTGGCGCAGGATACGGAGGTCGTGCTGCAGCAAATGCTGGGGTATTCCAATGAGATAATCGCCAATTTGAAGCTCCAAAAAGCAATTCTATGA
- the fbp gene encoding class 1 fructose-bisphosphatase produces MITLEQFIIESEAAYPLATGEFSQLLRDVALAAKLVNREVNKAGLVDILGLTGEVNVQGEHVQKLDVFANEHFVNALTIGGQVCVIGSEENEDVIPVNNPQSRNARYVVLMDPLDGSSNIDVNVAVGTIISVYERISEKGQPGQLSDCMQKGLKQIAAGYVIYGSSTMIVYTTGHGVNGFTLDPSIGEFLLSHPNMQVPAKCNIYSLNEGNYRKFEPGLKEYLRHIKGKYDPTVRPYSSRYIGSLVADFHRNLLRGGVFIYPGFIDEPHGKLRLMYEANPMAMLIEQAGGVATDGKNRILDIEPEALHQRTPLYMGNHYEVELIHQYLNRYSVKEFES; encoded by the coding sequence ATCATCACCCTTGAGCAGTTTATCATTGAAAGTGAGGCTGCCTATCCACTTGCTACAGGTGAGTTTTCCCAATTGCTCCGTGACGTGGCCCTTGCTGCGAAATTGGTGAACAGGGAAGTGAACAAGGCGGGCTTGGTCGATATCCTCGGCTTGACGGGAGAAGTCAATGTCCAAGGCGAGCACGTCCAAAAGCTCGATGTTTTTGCCAATGAGCACTTCGTGAACGCGCTTACCATCGGTGGCCAAGTCTGCGTCATCGGCTCGGAGGAAAATGAGGATGTCATCCCCGTCAACAATCCGCAGAGCCGCAATGCCCGCTACGTCGTGCTGATGGACCCCCTCGATGGCTCGAGCAATATTGATGTCAACGTCGCTGTGGGCACGATCATCTCGGTCTATGAGCGCATTTCGGAAAAGGGGCAGCCGGGCCAATTGTCGGATTGCATGCAGAAGGGTCTGAAGCAGATTGCCGCGGGCTACGTGATCTACGGCTCCAGCACGATGATCGTGTACACCACGGGCCATGGAGTGAATGGATTTACGTTGGACCCTTCCATCGGCGAATTCCTCCTCTCCCACCCCAACATGCAGGTGCCAGCGAAATGCAATATTTATTCGCTCAACGAAGGCAACTACCGCAAGTTTGAGCCCGGCCTCAAAGAGTACCTCCGTCACATCAAGGGCAAATACGACCCCACGGTCAGGCCGTATTCGTCACGGTATATCGGCTCATTGGTGGCTGATTTTCACCGAAATCTGCTGAGAGGCGGTGTGTTTATTTATCCGGGGTTCATTGACGAACCTCACGGGAAGCTCCGTTTGATGTACGAAGCCAATCCAATGGCCATGCTCATCGAGCAGGCAGGTGGCGTCGCGACAGATGGCAAAAATCGTATCCTCGACATCGAACCCGAAGCCCTCCATCAACGTACTCCGCTTTACATGGGAAATCATTACGAAGTGGAACTCATCCATCAGTACCTCAATCGATACTCCGTGAAGGAGTTTGAATCTTAA
- a CDS encoding PspA/IM30 family protein has translation MWKRLVRAIRALFGKAVSAIEDPKLILEQNIRDLNDQVPKMNENIATVKASVMLLEKEERKYQIEYEDLVSKMKAAIKAGRDDIAANYAMRLETVKVNLAKVKDQRATAQKAYEKSLEVKKAFMKEKERKIEEAREALRAHERAKWQSRIADTMEQFETGGVDATHDEMLQRVNEETAKNEARMEMALDSVDTDGLKMEEEAEKLRAQELVNQFKLEMGVESGGRNSVESTNTTTNPDLNKTT, from the coding sequence ATGTGGAAAAGACTTGTACGCGCAATTAGAGCACTGTTTGGCAAAGCTGTCAGTGCAATTGAAGACCCAAAATTGATTCTGGAGCAGAATATCCGGGATTTGAATGATCAGGTCCCGAAAATGAACGAGAACATCGCCACGGTCAAGGCCAGCGTGATGCTGCTCGAAAAGGAAGAGCGGAAATATCAGATCGAATACGAAGATTTGGTTTCCAAAATGAAGGCTGCGATCAAAGCCGGTCGCGACGACATCGCTGCCAACTATGCCATGCGCCTTGAAACCGTCAAGGTCAATTTGGCCAAGGTGAAAGATCAGCGCGCAACTGCCCAGAAGGCTTACGAAAAATCCCTCGAGGTCAAAAAGGCCTTCATGAAGGAAAAGGAGCGCAAAATCGAAGAGGCACGCGAAGCTTTGCGCGCCCACGAACGCGCAAAATGGCAGTCACGCATCGCTGACACCATGGAGCAATTCGAAACGGGCGGCGTCGATGCCACTCACGACGAAATGTTGCAGCGTGTGAACGAGGAAACCGCCAAAAACGAGGCGCGCATGGAAATGGCACTCGACAGCGTCGATACCGATGGCCTGAAAATGGAAGAGGAAGCCGAAAAGCTCCGCGCCCAGGAATTGGTCAATCAGTTCAAGCTCGAAATGGGCGTTGAAAGTGGCGGCAGGAACTCCGTGGAGTCTACCAACACCACGACCAATCCTGATTTGAATAAAACCACCTGA
- a CDS encoding T9SS type A sorting domain-containing protein: MKLFHKATGLLCLVWMMVFGNLFAGSGGPDPYGYIWKDSNEPGINFNWVDITGRAGALQIPGLADDNAVGPFNIGWDFHYYWSDYNSIKVGSNGWISFSNVGNIASCFPTIPTAGGVGDNIVAPFMSDLTFISNDVLNPNQGELWYWTNNVDSFVIQWVNVPWWKNAVPDWTGSNTFELILSGRDSSITFQYQNTDAANFPGGTGCATFMEIGIENVTGNLGLNHSTGNTVPPDNYVVKYIYPSGASFLVPDATPVWNVDADNAGQFVYLWTPTFLTTNLTNVGNTPITSTVTAKGSLRDLQLANIWSDSVSINGLPNGSNAALAFPDELLLIRLGQYYFQVETETEDGQDINPTNNTNTIEVVGVSGTGGRNELSFASGFPPSESVSWAGGNPTDGVAVKMVPPGFPAIIDSVRVYIIGDGDLQTPPPVGYTIKIYGLDVNGAPDPNNLLANAPVSAANVLEDAWNSVAISPAINIASGGFAVAWMQQGSGISLGAEQYGPISRRSYEILGGSWAPYRSRETTEFLMGVVTDLPVANQAPANNESHLQIFPNPSNGISTIRYSLPQAGEVEFVVTDLQGRSVLKAMKATHSAGWNQFELNLENAANGIYFLQMSHRGMKEVVKVVVAR; this comes from the coding sequence ATGAAGTTGTTTCACAAGGCGACCGGCCTGCTCTGCTTGGTATGGATGATGGTATTCGGGAATCTTTTCGCGGGAAGCGGAGGGCCTGATCCTTACGGCTATATCTGGAAAGACTCCAACGAACCCGGTATCAACTTTAACTGGGTGGATATCACGGGCAGGGCGGGTGCCTTGCAAATTCCCGGACTTGCCGATGACAATGCCGTAGGTCCGTTCAACATCGGATGGGACTTTCATTACTATTGGAGTGATTACAACAGCATCAAAGTGGGTTCCAATGGGTGGATCTCCTTTAGCAATGTCGGAAATATCGCGAGCTGTTTCCCCACGATCCCTACGGCAGGTGGGGTGGGAGACAATATCGTTGCGCCGTTTATGAGTGACCTTACTTTCATCAGCAACGATGTTTTGAATCCCAATCAGGGTGAACTCTGGTATTGGACCAACAATGTGGATTCGTTTGTGATTCAATGGGTGAACGTCCCTTGGTGGAAGAATGCGGTTCCTGACTGGACTGGAAGCAATACCTTCGAATTGATTTTGAGCGGGCGCGACAGCTCGATCACATTTCAATATCAGAATACGGATGCTGCAAATTTTCCGGGCGGTACCGGGTGTGCAACGTTTATGGAAATCGGGATTGAAAATGTCACTGGAAATCTTGGTCTGAACCATTCGACTGGAAATACAGTGCCACCTGACAACTATGTCGTGAAGTACATTTATCCCTCAGGCGCATCGTTTTTGGTCCCCGATGCAACGCCCGTTTGGAATGTGGATGCCGACAATGCAGGTCAATTTGTCTATCTGTGGACGCCTACATTTCTCACCACCAATCTTACCAATGTAGGCAATACTCCTATCACAAGCACCGTTACGGCAAAGGGTTCCTTGCGTGACCTTCAGCTTGCAAATATTTGGAGCGACAGTGTCAGCATCAACGGGTTGCCGAATGGTAGCAACGCAGCACTCGCTTTCCCAGACGAATTGTTGCTCATCCGTTTGGGCCAATATTATTTTCAGGTCGAGACTGAAACCGAAGACGGACAGGACATCAATCCCACCAACAACACCAATACCATTGAGGTTGTTGGTGTCAGCGGTACTGGAGGGCGGAATGAACTGAGTTTCGCAAGTGGATTCCCACCTTCTGAATCGGTTTCATGGGCAGGTGGCAACCCGACTGATGGTGTAGCTGTCAAAATGGTCCCACCTGGCTTCCCCGCGATAATTGATTCTGTACGCGTCTATATTATTGGTGACGGGGACTTGCAGACACCACCACCGGTCGGGTACACGATCAAGATTTATGGATTGGATGTGAACGGCGCTCCCGACCCCAACAATTTGCTTGCAAACGCCCCTGTTTCCGCTGCAAATGTGTTGGAAGATGCTTGGAATTCGGTTGCCATCAGCCCGGCAATCAACATCGCTTCTGGCGGTTTTGCGGTGGCATGGATGCAGCAAGGCTCCGGAATTTCGTTGGGTGCTGAGCAATATGGCCCGATTTCACGACGCAGCTATGAAATTTTGGGTGGCAGCTGGGCACCTTACCGGAGTCGCGAAACGACTGAATTTTTGATGGGGGTTGTAACGGACTTGCCGGTCGCAAACCAAGCACCAGCCAACAATGAAAGCCACCTGCAGATTTTTCCCAATCCTTCGAATGGGATTTCCACGATCCGTTATTCCTTGCCGCAGGCGGGAGAAGTTGAATTTGTCGTTACGGATTTGCAAGGGCGTAGCGTGTTGAAGGCGATGAAAGCTACGCATTCGGCTGGTTGGAATCAATTCGAATTGAACCTTGAAAACGCTGCAAATGGCATTTATTTTTTGCAGATGTCACACCGAGGAATGAAGGAGGTCGTGAAGGTTGTGGTGGCTAGGTGA
- a CDS encoding T9SS type A sorting domain-containing protein, translated as MRNRILLLALALLCVVGGNSTFAQTSGGPDVYGYTWRNSNDAQGPAYVWNSIVGAPGATQVTGLTDDNSVAFINFGWDFHYYWTDHNQFKLGSNGWVGFNNIGNIASCFPLIPTQGGSGDNYLAPFMSDLIYTSNSPGNPNPAEVWWWSNSTDTLIIEWNQVPWWVTGSPDWVGSNTFQLILSGVDSSITFMYNDTDVSNWTDNGGCPADMEIGIENITGNIGLEVYNENLPPDNFAVKFYYPSVVTFQVPDATPAWNANADNAGQFFISGGNATAQDMIANIANVGNADISTSIAVAGDIRLPGAGAAFWTGTTSIASGLVAGTDSTVQFSTPVTFTTANHYSYKVTTTNSSDINPSNNQNTVELVATPCTGDSMNLTYSSATQPDNGISWSGGANDEGAGVYIVPPSYPANISNVDVWIVDPAGAPTPGQHSSFDIKIFDGNGFPGTMMDSVKVAANAATEGVWYRVRMNGTSTINSGGWYIAWFQGGADVILGTETQAPISRRTYEILSGAWSPYRELTVSDFMISANISITCPTGTDVKEDNAAMLNLKAVPNPTTGITSIRYELPAISDVRLTVVNMYGQTVFAKNEIGAAAGNHTLGFDASDLASGLYFINLETATEKMVSKLVVNH; from the coding sequence ATGAGAAACAGAATTCTACTTCTTGCATTGGCTTTGCTGTGCGTAGTAGGTGGCAATAGCACCTTTGCGCAAACAAGCGGTGGTCCGGATGTCTACGGCTATACATGGAGAAACTCCAATGACGCCCAAGGCCCAGCCTACGTTTGGAACTCGATTGTGGGTGCTCCCGGAGCAACCCAAGTCACAGGCCTCACCGATGACAATTCGGTTGCCTTCATCAACTTTGGTTGGGACTTCCATTACTATTGGACTGACCACAACCAATTCAAACTTGGCTCCAATGGCTGGGTTGGATTCAACAACATCGGCAACATCGCCAGCTGTTTTCCTTTGATCCCTACACAGGGTGGAAGCGGAGACAACTACTTGGCGCCTTTCATGAGCGATTTGATCTACACCAGCAACAGCCCTGGTAACCCAAATCCAGCTGAAGTATGGTGGTGGAGCAACAGCACAGATACTTTGATCATTGAGTGGAACCAAGTTCCATGGTGGGTCACGGGATCTCCAGACTGGGTCGGTAGCAATACCTTCCAATTGATCTTGAGTGGTGTCGACAGCTCGATTACCTTCATGTACAATGACACCGACGTCAGCAACTGGACCGACAATGGTGGCTGCCCAGCTGACATGGAAATCGGTATCGAAAACATCACCGGCAACATCGGTTTGGAAGTTTACAACGAAAACCTTCCTCCAGACAACTTCGCCGTGAAGTTTTATTATCCTTCTGTCGTTACCTTCCAGGTTCCTGATGCAACGCCAGCTTGGAATGCAAATGCAGACAATGCAGGCCAATTTTTCATTTCTGGTGGAAATGCCACTGCACAAGACATGATTGCCAACATTGCCAACGTAGGCAACGCTGACATTTCAACATCCATCGCTGTTGCAGGTGACATTCGCCTCCCAGGCGCAGGTGCAGCATTCTGGACCGGTACAACCTCGATCGCTAGCGGTTTGGTTGCAGGCACCGATAGCACGGTACAGTTCTCGACACCCGTGACCTTTACCACTGCCAACCACTACTCCTATAAAGTCACCACGACCAATTCGTCTGACATCAACCCAAGCAACAACCAAAATACGGTTGAATTGGTGGCTACACCATGTACGGGTGACTCGATGAACTTGACTTATTCCTCTGCAACGCAGCCAGACAATGGAATTTCATGGTCAGGTGGTGCAAATGACGAAGGTGCCGGTGTTTACATCGTTCCACCATCCTATCCAGCCAACATCAGCAATGTCGACGTTTGGATCGTTGATCCAGCTGGCGCACCGACCCCAGGTCAGCACAGCTCTTTTGACATCAAAATTTTCGACGGAAACGGCTTCCCCGGCACCATGATGGATAGCGTCAAGGTCGCTGCCAACGCTGCTACTGAAGGTGTATGGTACCGTGTACGTATGAACGGTACATCGACCATCAACTCCGGGGGATGGTATATTGCTTGGTTCCAAGGTGGTGCTGACGTGATTTTGGGCACTGAGACGCAAGCTCCGATCTCCCGTCGTACCTATGAAATCCTGAGCGGTGCATGGTCTCCTTACCGTGAGCTTACCGTGAGCGATTTCATGATCAGCGCCAATATCTCCATCACTTGCCCAACCGGCACAGATGTGAAAGAAGACAACGCTGCTATGTTGAACCTCAAGGCTGTGCCTAACCCAACTACCGGCATCACATCGATCCGCTATGAGCTTCCAGCCATCAGCGACGTGCGTTTGACCGTGGTAAACATGTATGGCCAAACCGTATTCGCTAAAAACGAAATCGGTGCAGCTGCAGGTAACCACACCTTGGGCTTTGACGCATCCGACCTCGCATCTGGTCTGTACTTCATCAACTTGGAGACAGCAACCGAGAAAATGGTCAGCAAATTGGTGGTCAACCACTAA